In a single window of the Thunnus maccoyii chromosome 7, fThuMac1.1, whole genome shotgun sequence genome:
- the crocc2 gene encoding rootletin isoform X2, with amino-acid sequence MSSQRELGAHSPGLEAVIQKLEESLLHSEGSSGERTLTLRRDGQESSVTPAPVFTRIRQIITRNLVEQDAGESSEVSEPEESRALREQLSPSQTDRDELQVKQAGLTDRMLMLQSAVDSDQDSVSQGPLQLHNKERAYRQRLQVYQEAQQKQAQLVQKLQTKVLQYKKRCGELEEQVLEKTSESEKMRLLLQAHLESAQRQQRAEQDLNMAVQNKSTQLEEEQRRCVSLSQVNSMLREQLEQAGTVNQGLTESLWKAREDIELCDTRLRREQETCSSRLSREQARVRALWRQAASLRSTFSQLRTFTDRTLSDMRGECVAASQQLHVACMNMEARLTQESTSSGVEMSALERQLREKLKEAMQLQGRWDAEKVELNSRILELTDTVKHLRSQNSEKDASLNTMQISLDRMETRRTEDKAEMEVLHAEIQALQKMLSHVHQLVGVEGDSSGSESVFSSPLHGRSPLRNTVLMAVQDVLSKHQKQTQDLRGCLDAALEQVDTLRNHLQGGETERRELEQKIQELRKENQEAKKALEESLRDSNRYRCSQELISSEKGSLEKLLSGLQREVDSQRAELEVLRGSSLELQRQRDLLRQQREDLETQLARQRTEAQRGERSLEELEGKHSDLRRELVTVKEALSHTTLQKELLEDDKASLALALSKMESNSAAQELVLTKLQNQEAALKDSLAKMAALSEGLAKDKVELNRILLQTEGEKAELGERRREAEAERAAAREETTRVQQEKMNLLAEKQALESYHSHLQDLCQKLEAELSLLQRENAQALEQHSQVNRHMQTVSEELCACRKELETQTTALKRATHDREELAKDKAALDVKLNSAERKSCGLTQELVALRAEKQSLETALFESQELGLSLEAECTRIEGERRSLLLANEALTRDAARMRVDAERQFAQNAQEQRNLEEKLAQVERNVLLTLNNREQVHREQLEAERRQKEQQCAELTVQREQAEEQLRRQCEELRVHSQKELQQVQEELARLQQDCNQSLLQAESEKQQALSQKEAEKAALTEKLAGLQQDVATAGMELEHTRREALSKQEKDKNTMAVLQSELQDLRTQFEESLNSRENAERSLTEQVRELNQQREHAQQELEGLRQQLQETEDGLIKGRRDLIEAHRELQECAQERDKQRKEALDLRRLLGDETREKEAIQASNRELRSFIKRAESDNSSLRRAVEEKEQKVSVLEECRSSMHQEATTLRSSMRELEKSRLQARRELQELRRQVKVLKGENSRQEQELRELQARVCQEEQKEEEALREAFSLRQRLLECEAGREAALNEVAGLQRRVVELETVEHQKQELLQEREVYQQQSDQRHRETTAQLEGALEDAMVQISELTEQVGLVESKAQGLEQQLGLSDAKRRDLELKLAGLYSALRRTVGISRTGLSHTPGSHRRSASPWRNQIQVKGGDNVTDRPVFSMSCGEDEEMDVNSVQTALRDLQQELRDTQRDRDEAKAQIVSLSQQLTELQGNQDKSVTQVLQLQKSLKQSEEGNRKMAERLHEARTSLSLQEEVARRTEREKISFEEEVAQLRNTLQAAEAESKALQDKLELLQGSESRANAEQRKLKESLEAAENRVSRLVLAQRTLEGELQRAQLRATELDAGAGALQERLTELRRKLGESEDRCVALRVSEEKLATSLARAEQHESQLREQNHKLSNTLSDNRASTGALQEQITQLQRALTASEQDRKLLQERLDKTRDALSETKRLNHTLTERTQYLQRAQEDSELKNSELEKHNKTLKESLKQQHEAELQAHGSSQQLQREREELQHKVADLQGSLQKLQSERAELERVLARLNKDKSALRKTLEKVEMERLRREEEVAAAAAREKEQLGQTVRSLEQELAGKQDEVQTLQAQISQLEHCHAQRLLEVTARHHQELDLETDRLRDSQLQAEQVLETREKAHRQRVKCLEEQVLTLKEQLDQETRRRQAYFNQMLQPGV; translated from the exons ATGAGTTCTCAACGGGAGCTAGGTGCGCACTCACCTGGACTGGAGGCTGTGATTCAG AAACTGGAGGAGTCCTTGCTTCACTCTGAGGGCAGCTCAGGAGAGAGGACTTTGACACTCCGACGTGATGGGCAGGAGTCCAGTGTCACGCCTGCGCCTGTCTTCACCCGCATCCGCCAGATCATCACCCGCAACCTGGTCGAGCAGGACGCCG GTGAGAGCTCTGAGGTCAGTGAGCCAGAGGAGAGCAGGGCCCTGAGGGAGCAGCTGTCTCCGAGCCAGACGGACCGTGACGAGCTGCAAGTCAAACAGGCCGGTCTCACAGACAGG ATGCTGATGCTGCAGTCAGCAGTGGACTCAGACCAGGACAGTGTATCACAAGGACCCCTGCAATTGCATAACAAGGAGAGAGCTTACAGACAAAGACTGCAAGTCTACCAGGAGGCCCAGCAGAAACAGGCCCAACTTGTTCAGAAGCTGCAGACCAAG GTTCTTCAGTACAAGAAGAGGTGTGGGGAACTAGAAGAGCAGGTGCTGGAGAAGACCTCAGAGTCTGAGAAGATGAGATTGTTG ctgcaggCCCACCTGGAGTCAGCCCAGCGTCAGCAGCGGGCAGAGCAAGATCTCAACATGGCTGTCCAGAACAAGTCTactcagctggaggaggagcagaggcg GTGTGTCAGCCTCAGCCAAGTCAATTCTATGCTACGGGAACAACTGGAGCAGGCAGGCACGGTCAACCAGGGGCTAACGGAGAGCTTGTGGAAGGCCCGCGAAGACATTGAGTTGTGTGATACCCGTCTGCGAAGAGAGCAAGAG acgtGCTCCTCCCGGTTGAGTCGTGAACAGGCTCGTGTCAGAGCCCTGTGGCGCCAGGCCGCCTCCCTGCGGAGCACTTTCAGCCAGCTAAGGACTTTCACTGACAG GACTCTGTCTGATATGCGTGGGGAGTGTGTCGCTGCCAGCCAGCAGCTGCATGTTGCTTGTATGAACATGGAGGCCAGACTAACACAGGAGAGCACCTCTAGTGGTGTGGAGATGTCAGCACTGGAGAGGCAGCTGAGGGAGAAGCTCAAAGAGGCCATGCAGCTTCAGGGTCGCTGGGATGCAGAGAAAGTCGAACTTAACTCGAG AATCCTGGAGCTGACTGACACAGTGAAGCACCTCCGGAGCCAGAACAGTGAGAAGGACGCCAGCCTTAACACCATGCAGATCAGTCTGGACAGGATG GAGACAAGGAGAACAGAGGATAAAGCAGAGATGGAGGTCCTCCATGCAGAGATCCAAGCCCTCCAAAAAATGTTGAGCCATGTTCACCAG CTGGTTGGCGTGGAGGGTGATAGCAGTGGCTCTGAAAGTGTGTTCTCATCACCTCTCCATGGCCGGTCTCCTCTGAGGAACACTGTGCTGATGGCCGTGCAGGATGTTCTCTCCAAGCaccagaaacaaacacag GACTTGCGTGGGTGTCTGGATGCTGCCCTGGAGCAAGTGGACACGCTACGTAATCACCTGCAAGGGGGAGAAACTGAGAGGAGAGAGCTGGAGCAGAAGATCCAGGAATTAAGGAAGGAAAATCAGGAGGCTAAAAAAGCTCTGGAGGAAAGCCTCCGAGACAGCAACAGATATCGCTGCTCACAGGAGCTCATCTCCAG TGAGAAGGGCAGCCTGGAGAAGCTGCTGTCAGGGCTGCAGCGGGAGGTGGACTCCCAGCGTGCCGAGCTGGAGGTTCTGCGGGGCTCGTCACTGGAGCTCCAGAGACAGCGGGACCTCCTgaggcagcagagggaggaTCTGGAGACGCAGCTGGCACGCCAGCGCACGGAGGCCCAAAGAGG tgagaGGAGTCTGGAGGAGCTTGAAGGGAAGCACTCCGACTTGCGCAGGGAGCTTGTGACAGTGAAGGAGGCTCTGAGTCACACCACCCTTCAAAAAGAGCTGTTAGAGGATGATAAGGCCAGCCTCGCTCTAGCTCTCAGCAAG ATGGAGTCCAACAGTGCTGCACAGGAGTTAGTCCTCACCAAACTGCAGAATCAGGAAGCTGCCCTAAAAGATTCTCTGGCCAAAATGGCTGCCCTGAGCGAAGGCTTAGCCAAAGACAAGGTGGAGCTCAATCGTATTCTGCTGCAG ACAGAAGGTGAGAAGGCAGAGCTTGGTGAACGCAGACGGGAAGCCGAAGCGGAGCGGGCGGCAGCCAGGGAGGAGACAACCCGGGTGCAACAGGAAAAGATGAATCTGCTCGCTGAGAAACAAGCCCTGGAGAGCTACCACAGCCACTTGCAGGATCTGTGCCAGAAGCTAGAAGCAGAGCTGAGCTTGCTGCAGAGGGAGAACGCTCAAGCCCTGGAGCAGCACTCTCAG GTCAACAGGCATATGCAGACTGTGTCAGAGGAGCTGTGTGCGTGCAGGAAGGAGCTTGAGACACAGACCACAGCCCTAAAGAGAGCTACCCATGACAGGGAGGAGCTGGCCAAGGACAAGGCTGCTCTGGATGTCAAGCTCAACTCCGCTGAGCGAAAGTCCTGTGGTCTCACGCAGGAGCTGGTTGCACTTAG AGCAGAGAAGCAGTCCCTGGAGACAGCTCTGTTTGAGAGCCAGGAGCTTGGCTTGTCTCTGGAGGCCGAGTGCACCCGGATTGAGGGGGAGAGGCGCAGCTTACTCCTGGCTAACGAGGCCTTGACGC GTGATGCTGCTAGGATGCGTGTGGATGCTGAGCGCCAATTCGCACAGAATGCACAAGAGCAGAGAAACTTGGAGGAGAAGCTGGCCCAGGTGGAGAGGAATGTCCTGCTGACCCTGAACAACAGAGAACAAGTTCACAGAGAGCAGCTAGAGGCTGAACGCAGGCAAAAA gagcagcagtgtgcgGAGCTGACGGTTCAGCGGGAGCAGGCTGAGGAGCAGCTGCGTAGACAGTGCGAGGAGCTGCGCGTGCACAGCCagaaggagctgcagcaggtgcAGGAGGAGCTGGCCAGGCTGCAGCAGGACTGCAACCAAAGCCTCCTGCAGGCTGAGAGTGAGaagcagcag GCTTTGTCccagaaagaggcagagaaagcTGCCCTCACAGAGAAGCTAGCAGGCCTGCAGCAGGACGTGGCCACAGCTGGCATGGAACTGGAGCACACACGGAGGGAGGCACTTAGCAAACAGGAGAAGGACAAG AACACAATGGCTGTTCTCCAGTCTGAGTTGCAAGACTTGCGAACTCAGTTTGAAGAGTCTTTGAACTCTCGTGAGAATGCTGAGAGGAGTCTGACTGAGCAGGTCAGAGAGTTGAACCAGCAGAGAGAACATGCACAACAAGAG TTAGAGGGCCTTCGTCAGCAGCTGCAAGAGACAGAAGATGGACTTATTAAAGGTCGAAGGGATCTGATTGAGGCTCACAGGGAGCTCCAAGAGTGTGCACAGGAGCGGGACAAACAACGAAAAGAAGCCCTGGACCTGAGGAGGCTCTTAGGTGAtgagaccagagagaaagaggccaTCCAAGCCTCAAACCGGGAGCTAAGATCTTTCAtcaagagagcagagagtgacAATAGCAG CTTGAGAAGAGctgtggaggagaaggagcagaaaGTGTCCGTCTTAGAGGAATGTAGGAGCTCCATGCACCAAGAGGCAACCACTCTGCGGAGCAGTATGAGAGAACTGGAGAAGTCTCGCCTGCAGGCACGCAGAGAGTTGCAGGAGCTGCGCAGACAG GTAAAGGTCCTCAAAGGCGAGAACAGCCGACAGGAACAGGAGCTGCGAGAGCTGCAGGCGCGGGTATGTCAGGAGgaacagaaggaggaggaggcacTTCGCGAGGCTTTCAGTCTGAGGCAGAGATTGCTGGAGTGCGAGGCTGGCAGAGAAGCAGCGCTGAATGAG GTTGCAGGTCTGCAGCGTCGTGTGGTGGAACTGGAGACAGTAGAGCATCAGAAGCAAGAGCTGCTGCAAGAAAGAGAGGTTTATCAGCAGCAGAGTGACCAGAGGCACAGAGAAACCACTGCCCAGCTGGAGGGAGCACTAGAGGACGCCATGGTCCAGATCAGTGAACTGACTGAGCAGGTTGGCCTTGTTGAGAGCAAGGCCCAAGGCCTGGAACAGCAGCTGGGCCTGAGCGATGCCAAACGCCGGGACCTGGAGCTCAAGCTGGCAGGGTTGTATTCAGCTCTGCGCCGCACTGTTGGCATCAGCCGTACAGGCCTTTCACACACACCTGGGTCCCATAGACGGTCTGCGTCTCCCTGGAGAAACCAAATACAAGTGAAAG GGGGAGACAATGTGACAGACAGACCTGTGTTTTCCATGTCTTGTGGTGAAGATGAAGAGATGGATGTGAACTCAGTGCAAACAGCCCTCCGGGATCTCCAGCAGGAACTCAGggacacacaaagagacagG gatGAAGCCAAAGCTCAGATAGTCAGTCTAAGTCAACAGTTGACAGAACTCCAAGGCAACCAGGATAAGTCAGTCACTCAGGTGCTACAACTGCAGAAGTCTTTGAAGCAATCAGAAGAGG GAAATCGAAAGATGGCAGAACGATTGCACGAGGCACGCACATCCCTTTCCCTGCAGGAGGAAGTAGCACGACGTACAGAGCGAGAGAAGATAAGCTTTGAGGAGGAGGTGGCTCAACTCAGGAATACTCTGCAAGCTGCTGAGGCTGAGTCCAAGGCACTGCAG GACAAACTGGAGCTCTTGCAGGGCTCAGAATCTCGTGCAAATGCAGAACAACGGAAGCTGAAGGAGTCTCTGGAGGCCGCTGAGAACAGAGTTAGCCGTCTGGTGCTCGCCCAGCGCACCCTTGAGGGTGAGCTACAGCGGGCCCAGCTCAGGGCAACAGAGCTGGATGCAGGTGCTGGGGCACTGCAGGAGAGACTGACAGAGCTGAGGAGGAAGCTGGGTGAGAGTGAGGATCGGTGTGTAGCTCTGAGGGTCAGCGAGGAGAAGCTGGCCACATCGCTGGCTCGAGCTGAGCAGCATGAGAGCCAGCTGAGGGAGCAGAACCACAAATTGTCAAACACCCTTAGTGACAACAGGGCCAGCACAGGAGCCCTGCAGGAACAAATAACACAGCTGCAGAGGGCTCTTACTGCCAGTGAGCAGGACCGAAAGCTGTTGCAG GAACGTCTGGATAAAACACGAGATGCCCTTTCAGAGACTAAGAGGCTGAATCACACACTAACAGAGCGGACCCAGTACCTTCAAAGAGCCCAAGAGGACTCAGAGCTTAAAAATTCTGAGctggagaaacataacaaaacactgAAGGAG AGTCTGAAGCAACAACATGAGGCTGAACTGCAGGCCCATGGGAGCTcccagcagctgcagagagagagagaggaactcCAACACAAGGTTGCAGATCTCCAAGGTTCTTTGCAAAAGCTACAGAGTGAGAGAGCAGAGCTGGAGAGGGTGCTGGCGCGCCTCAATAAAGACAAATCTGCACTCAGAAAGACACTGGAAAAG GTGGAGATGGAGAGgctgaggagggaggaggaggtggcagCGGCGGCAGCCAGAGAGAAGGAACAGTTGGGGCAGACTGTCCGCAGCCTGGAGCAGGAGCTGGCTGGAAAGCAGGATGAGGTGCAGACTCTACAG GCCCAAATCTCCCAGTTGGAGCACTGTCATGCACAGCGCCTTCTGGAGGTGACAGCCCGCCATCACCAGGAGCTGGATTTGGAGACAGATCGTCTGAGAGACAGTCAGCTCCAAGCGGAGCAGGTCTTGGAGACAAGGGAGAAGGCCCATCGCCAGAGGGTCAAATGCCTGGAGGAACAG GTGCTGACTCTCAAAGAGCAGCTCGATCAGGAGACAAGAAGACGACAGGCCTATTTCAATCAGATGCTACAACCTGGTGTGTAG